The Algoriphagus sanaruensis genome window below encodes:
- the ygiD gene encoding 4,5-DOPA dioxygenase extradiol, with product MNLYQFDSFHNTDNMPVLFLGHGSPMNAIEENEFVRGFQTIATTIPKPAAILCISAHWETKGTFVTAMQNPPTIHDFGGFPKALFDVQYPAPGSPELARETKQLITQTTVELDDKWGLDHGAWSVIKHLYPHADIPVVQLSIDYTKSPRYHFELAAQLSRLRQKGVLIIGSGNMVHNLRMVAWNKLNEEFAYDWAMEANEKMKAWLADGDFDPLIDFRAQGKAFDLAIPTPEHYLPLLYAVALKEKNERITLFNDKPLAGSLTMTSLKID from the coding sequence ATGAACCTTTACCAATTCGATTCCTTCCACAATACCGACAACATGCCGGTTCTCTTTCTTGGACATGGAAGTCCCATGAACGCCATCGAGGAAAATGAATTTGTTCGTGGATTTCAAACCATCGCAACAACCATCCCCAAACCTGCTGCGATTCTCTGTATTTCTGCACATTGGGAGACCAAGGGCACTTTTGTGACTGCCATGCAAAATCCACCTACAATTCATGATTTTGGAGGATTTCCAAAAGCCCTGTTTGACGTACAATATCCAGCTCCCGGTAGCCCCGAGCTGGCAAGAGAAACCAAGCAACTCATCACCCAAACAACTGTCGAACTCGATGACAAATGGGGACTGGATCACGGAGCATGGAGCGTGATCAAGCACCTCTATCCGCATGCAGATATCCCGGTAGTCCAACTAAGTATTGACTATACCAAATCTCCGAGGTATCATTTTGAACTTGCCGCTCAACTCAGTCGTCTCCGCCAAAAGGGCGTTTTGATCATCGGAAGTGGAAATATGGTGCATAACCTTCGCATGGTCGCTTGGAATAAACTCAATGAGGAATTTGCCTATGACTGGGCAATGGAAGCAAATGAAAAAATGAAGGCTTGGTTAGCGGATGGCGATTTTGATCCACTGATCGACTTTAGAGCTCAAGGAAAAGCCTTTGACTTAGCCATCCCCACTCCGGAGCATTATTTGCCCTTGCTATATGCAGTGGCTTTGAAGGAAAAAAATGAAAGAATCACCCTATTCAATGATAAGCCCCTAGCCGGGTCTTTGACCATGACTTCCTTAAAGATCGATTAA
- the tnpA gene encoding IS200/IS605 family transposase, giving the protein MSHSFSTIWIHAVWATKNREPILNSQLEKPLYSFLFSELKKMNCPGRIINGMPDHIHVLFLLSPQMSVSEVIKQLKGASSHWVNQQDFLSEKFAWQTGFAAYSVSESITEKVHEYIKNQKTHHQGISFDQEYEELIRKIKDTKLSGGT; this is encoded by the coding sequence ATGTCTCACTCTTTTTCAACAATTTGGATTCATGCTGTTTGGGCCACAAAAAACAGAGAACCCATTTTAAACTCCCAACTGGAGAAACCGCTCTACTCTTTTCTATTTTCAGAACTGAAAAAAATGAACTGCCCTGGAAGGATCATCAATGGTATGCCCGATCATATCCATGTCTTATTTCTTCTAAGTCCACAAATGTCAGTATCTGAAGTGATCAAACAGCTCAAAGGAGCAAGTTCCCATTGGGTAAACCAACAGGATTTTCTTTCTGAAAAATTTGCATGGCAAACAGGATTTGCCGCATACTCGGTTTCTGAATCCATTACTGAAAAGGTGCATGAATACATCAAAAATCAAAAAACACATCACCAAGGAATCAGCTTTGATCAGGAATATGAAGAACTTATTCGAAAAATTAAAGACACTAAACTTTCCGGCGGTACTTGA
- a CDS encoding dihydroorotase — MIQSTLIQNVSLVNEGQIQVTDVLIVGERIQEIGSNIPIRTGMQVTDGTGKFLLPGVIDGQVHFRDPGLTHKADLNSESKAALAGGVTSFIDMPNTRPNTLTLELLEEKYQLASQKSLANYGFLLGINGENLDEVLQWDTSGLLAITDDGLYFSGKGNILADRPDMLEKIFSNYKGLIAIHSEKEEVIEKNEETYREKYGEDVPVKYHPLIRSEQACYEASERAIALAEKHGARLHILHLSTAKETDLFRNDIPLSEKKITTEVSVHHLWFTDADYEQKGTLIKWNPAIKTKKDADGLLQALLDDRIDLITTDHAPHTLEEKQKPYFQSMSGAPLVQHSLVCLLEFYHQGKISLEKIVEKMCHNPAILYRIKDRGYIRKGYFADLVMIDLAQTWTVAKENILYKCGWSPLEGTTFHSQVVKTWVNGHLAYDEGTFDESILGKALEVK, encoded by the coding sequence ATGATTCAATCGACCCTTATCCAGAACGTTTCCCTTGTTAATGAAGGCCAAATCCAGGTTACCGATGTCTTAATCGTCGGTGAGCGAATCCAAGAAATCGGCTCCAATATTCCAATTCGGACTGGCATGCAAGTCACTGATGGAACGGGGAAATTTCTCCTCCCGGGAGTCATTGACGGACAAGTACATTTTCGGGATCCAGGGCTCACCCACAAGGCCGACTTGAACAGTGAAAGTAAAGCAGCCCTCGCAGGAGGTGTCACTTCTTTCATCGATATGCCGAATACTCGGCCTAACACCTTGACCTTGGAGCTTTTGGAAGAAAAATATCAGCTAGCCTCCCAAAAGTCTCTGGCAAATTATGGCTTCCTACTCGGGATCAATGGAGAAAATTTAGACGAGGTATTACAATGGGACACCTCTGGACTACTGGCGATCACGGATGATGGCCTGTATTTCTCTGGCAAGGGAAATATTCTTGCCGACCGGCCAGACATGCTGGAAAAGATTTTTTCAAATTACAAAGGCCTGATTGCCATCCATTCAGAAAAGGAAGAGGTCATTGAAAAAAACGAAGAAACTTACCGCGAAAAGTACGGAGAGGATGTTCCAGTCAAATATCATCCCCTGATCAGAAGCGAACAGGCCTGTTACGAAGCGTCTGAACGAGCCATTGCACTTGCTGAAAAACACGGTGCTCGCCTCCATATTCTCCACTTGAGCACGGCTAAGGAAACGGACTTGTTTCGCAATGACATTCCGCTTTCGGAGAAAAAAATTACGACCGAAGTATCTGTCCACCATCTCTGGTTTACCGATGCGGACTACGAGCAAAAAGGCACATTGATCAAATGGAATCCGGCCATTAAAACCAAAAAGGATGCCGATGGATTACTTCAGGCCTTGTTGGACGATCGAATTGACCTCATCACCACGGATCATGCCCCGCATACCCTGGAAGAAAAGCAAAAACCCTATTTCCAATCCATGTCTGGGGCTCCCTTGGTTCAGCATTCCTTGGTTTGCTTGCTCGAATTTTACCATCAAGGAAAGATTAGCTTGGAAAAAATCGTGGAAAAAATGTGTCATAATCCAGCCATTTTGTATCGAATCAAAGACCGTGGGTACATCCGAAAGGGATATTTTGCGGATTTGGTGATGATTGATCTTGCTCAAACTTGGACAGTCGCCAAAGAAAATATCCTGTATAAATGTGGATGGTCACCGCTGGAAGGCACGACTTTCCATAGTCAAGTTGTAAAAACCTGGGTCAATGGGCACTTGGCCTATGATGAAGGAACGTTTGACGAATCCATCCTAGGAAAAGCGCTGGAGGTGAAATGA
- a CDS encoding DUF6671 family protein, producing MSQARIEELFAGRTLVIATQHHKEKVLGPIFSEALGVKIVVPSSLDTDRLGTFSGEVERMDDPITTARKKCELALANTEFDLALASEGSFGAHPNAFFLPANEEWLVLVDQKNGIEISIRQLSLDTNFAGEEIKNLSELEEFSDKAGFPSHGLILRKAKEELLDLHKGIIEPKKLDQLARSLLEKHGSLYVETDMRAMFNPCRMKVIEQTGRKLIAKILDCCPSCYMPGFGIVSYEPGLPCSWCGQPTRAVLAAEKVCSHCQHQERVMYPEGKTSEDPMYCDRCNP from the coding sequence ATGAGCCAAGCTCGGATTGAGGAATTGTTTGCTGGACGAACTTTGGTGATTGCGACCCAGCATCACAAAGAAAAAGTGCTCGGGCCGATTTTTTCTGAAGCGCTGGGTGTCAAGATTGTCGTTCCGAGCTCTTTGGATACGGACCGTTTGGGGACATTTTCTGGAGAGGTAGAGCGAATGGATGATCCTATCACCACTGCCCGAAAAAAATGTGAACTCGCCCTAGCCAACACCGAATTTGATTTAGCCTTAGCAAGTGAGGGCTCTTTTGGGGCACATCCCAACGCGTTTTTTCTTCCTGCAAATGAGGAATGGCTAGTCTTGGTAGATCAAAAAAATGGAATTGAAATCTCAATTCGTCAGCTTAGTCTGGACACTAATTTTGCTGGAGAGGAAATCAAAAACTTGAGTGAGTTAGAAGAATTCTCCGATAAAGCAGGTTTCCCTTCTCATGGACTTATCCTTCGAAAAGCAAAAGAGGAATTATTGGATTTGCACAAAGGAATCATCGAGCCTAAAAAGCTCGATCAACTCGCTCGATCATTATTGGAAAAACATGGAAGCTTGTATGTAGAAACCGATATGAGGGCCATGTTTAACCCTTGCCGTATGAAAGTAATCGAGCAAACTGGCCGAAAGCTAATCGCTAAAATCCTGGATTGCTGTCCTTCTTGCTATATGCCTGGCTTTGGGATCGTATCCTACGAACCCGGACTTCCTTGCAGTTGGTGTGGACAGCCGACCCGAGCAGTATTGGCAGCCGAAAAAGTCTGCTCCCATTGCCAGCATCAGGAGCGAGTCATGTATCCCGAAGGAAAAACCAGCGAAGACCCGATGTACTGCGATCGTTGTAATCCTTAA
- the bla gene encoding subclass B1 metallo-beta-lactamase yields the protein MKVLGFGFILLLISTWQFLFAQTGRPIYQSETLQIEQISAHTFVHISYLKTQDFGKVACNGMIVLNGNEALVFDTPTDDEVSQELIAWLETERKATVKAVIATHFHNDCLGGLSQFHSKGVPSYSSKQTQILAKGAEEPIPQNGFEDLLTLKAGELEVIIRFFGEGHTRDNVVAFVPAEQVLFGGCLIKEVGASKGFLGDANLQDWSETVARVKANFPDLQNVIPGHGKVGNGELLDYTIRLFAND from the coding sequence ATGAAAGTCCTCGGATTCGGATTTATTTTGCTGTTGATTTCTACTTGGCAATTCCTTTTTGCCCAAACTGGTCGGCCAATTTACCAATCAGAAACCCTTCAGATCGAGCAAATCAGTGCGCATACTTTTGTCCATATCAGCTATCTGAAGACACAAGATTTTGGAAAAGTCGCCTGCAATGGGATGATCGTTTTAAATGGGAATGAAGCTCTGGTTTTTGATACACCAACCGATGACGAGGTGAGCCAGGAATTAATTGCGTGGTTGGAAACTGAGCGAAAAGCAACTGTAAAAGCCGTGATTGCCACCCATTTCCACAACGACTGCTTGGGAGGCTTGTCCCAGTTTCATTCAAAAGGGGTGCCTTCTTATTCTTCAAAGCAAACTCAAATTTTGGCCAAAGGGGCAGAAGAACCAATTCCTCAAAATGGATTTGAGGATCTATTGACTTTAAAGGCAGGAGAATTGGAAGTGATAATTCGTTTTTTCGGAGAAGGTCACACACGGGATAATGTGGTGGCTTTTGTGCCCGCCGAGCAGGTGTTGTTTGGAGGCTGTTTGATCAAGGAAGTTGGAGCATCGAAGGGATTTTTGGGGGATGCCAATCTTCAAGATTGGTCCGAAACAGTAGCTCGTGTAAAGGCAAACTTTCCAGATCTCCAAAATGTCATTCCGGGCCATGGGAAAGTCGGAAATGGGGAATTGCTGGATTATACGATCCGATTGTTTGCCAATGACTAA
- a CDS encoding sulfatase, with product MKKATLVLFVLLPLVQAFCQTKPNIIFILTDDQRWDALGFAGNPIIQTPEMDRLATEGTYFPNAFVTTPICAASRASILTGLYERTHGYTFGQGAIKEPFMAQSYPVALREAGYYTGFFGKFGVNYPDFSTLFEVGDDYDRNGKYDDRRGYFFKTIDQDTVHLTRYTGQQALDFIKSAPDDQPFMLSLSFSAPHAHDPAELQYFWSSEFDTMYQNVTIPDPIMASEVEFLAQPAYVRTGENRTRWHWRYDTPEKYQHSAKGYYRMISEVDAEIGKIRKELAEKGLAEKTVIILMGDNGYFLGERQLAGKWLMYENSLRVPLLVFDPRKKGGMINPSFALNIDVPATILDLAGVPAPTSWQGLSLNSSELSKRKEFVTEHLWQTPIIAPSEAFRTDRWKYFRYINDPSHEELYDLSVDPLEKNNLASNPAFRQILIELREKMEKQTSAYLKTKAELEGK from the coding sequence ATGAAAAAAGCTACTCTCGTTCTATTCGTCCTCCTTCCGTTAGTTCAGGCATTTTGCCAAACTAAACCCAATATTATTTTTATCCTCACTGACGATCAGCGTTGGGATGCCTTGGGGTTTGCAGGGAATCCGATCATCCAAACTCCCGAAATGGATCGCTTGGCAACCGAAGGAACTTATTTTCCGAATGCGTTTGTAACTACGCCTATTTGTGCCGCTAGCCGAGCGAGTATTCTCACTGGACTTTATGAACGAACCCATGGCTACACCTTCGGTCAGGGGGCTATTAAAGAGCCGTTTATGGCTCAATCCTATCCTGTAGCCTTGAGGGAAGCGGGTTACTACACTGGCTTTTTTGGGAAATTCGGGGTGAATTATCCTGATTTTTCAACCCTTTTTGAGGTTGGAGATGACTATGATCGAAATGGGAAATATGACGATCGACGCGGTTATTTTTTCAAAACCATTGACCAAGATACGGTTCATCTGACGCGGTACACAGGACAGCAAGCACTGGATTTTATCAAGTCCGCACCCGATGATCAGCCTTTTATGCTATCGCTTAGCTTTAGCGCTCCTCACGCCCATGATCCTGCTGAATTGCAATATTTCTGGTCTTCTGAATTTGATACGATGTATCAAAATGTGACGATTCCTGATCCGATTATGGCTTCGGAAGTCGAGTTTTTGGCGCAACCTGCCTATGTACGAACGGGAGAAAACCGAACGAGATGGCATTGGAGGTACGATACTCCTGAAAAGTATCAACACAGCGCCAAAGGCTATTATAGGATGATTTCAGAGGTAGATGCGGAAATCGGGAAAATCCGAAAAGAATTGGCAGAAAAAGGGCTTGCCGAGAAAACCGTGATTATCCTGATGGGGGACAATGGTTATTTTCTCGGAGAGCGCCAATTGGCTGGAAAATGGTTGATGTATGAAAACTCCCTTCGGGTTCCGTTACTTGTTTTTGATCCTAGGAAAAAGGGTGGGATGATCAATCCTTCCTTTGCTTTGAATATTGATGTTCCTGCCACTATTTTGGATTTGGCTGGAGTACCTGCTCCTACTTCTTGGCAAGGACTTTCGCTCAACTCATCGGAATTGTCCAAACGTAAAGAATTTGTCACCGAGCATTTGTGGCAAACTCCCATTATTGCGCCCAGTGAAGCTTTTCGTACGGATCGCTGGAAATACTTCCGGTACATCAACGATCCTTCACATGAAGAACTCTATGACCTAAGTGTCGATCCTTTGGAGAAAAATAATCTAGCATCAAATCCTGCATTTCGGCAGATTCTCATCGAGCTGAGGGAGAAGATGGAAAAGCAGACTTCCGCTTATCTAAAAACAAAAGCAGAATTAGAAGGAAAATAA
- the rbsK gene encoding ribokinase → MAKILVVGSSNTDLVVKTERFPQPGETVVGRDFFLFQGGKGANQAVAAARMGGKVAFISRVGTDLFGSQTKEALEREGISTAWMSMDASSPTGVAMITVNEQGENHIVVVPGANANLLPEALDEAQDVLLDSEVWLCQLEIPVETAAYLAEKAQSFLKKLILNPAPATDLPESIYQHLFLITPNETEASLLSDLPCEQEADYPKVAQWFLDKGVQQVVITLGEKGAFFKNAELELRIPAPSVAAIDTTAAGDVFNGTLAVALAEGQSWEKALQTTIQAASLSVTRMGAQASAPYRSELFPTPPLI, encoded by the coding sequence ATGGCAAAAATTCTGGTAGTCGGAAGCTCGAATACAGATTTGGTAGTAAAGACGGAGAGATTTCCTCAGCCGGGCGAGACAGTAGTTGGAAGAGATTTTTTTCTTTTTCAAGGAGGAAAAGGAGCCAATCAGGCTGTGGCTGCCGCCAGAATGGGTGGAAAAGTGGCCTTTATCAGCAGAGTTGGCACCGACCTATTTGGAAGCCAAACGAAGGAAGCCCTAGAAAGAGAAGGTATTTCCACAGCTTGGATGTCGATGGATGCTTCCTCCCCCACGGGAGTGGCTATGATCACGGTCAATGAACAAGGAGAAAATCATATCGTAGTCGTACCAGGTGCTAATGCCAACCTATTACCTGAAGCTCTTGATGAAGCACAGGATGTCCTTCTAGATTCTGAAGTTTGGCTCTGTCAACTGGAAATCCCTGTAGAAACAGCCGCTTATTTGGCTGAAAAGGCCCAATCCTTTCTCAAAAAACTTATTCTAAATCCCGCACCTGCTACAGACTTGCCAGAGTCGATATATCAGCATCTTTTCCTGATTACTCCAAATGAAACCGAAGCAAGTCTTTTGTCCGATTTACCCTGTGAACAGGAAGCCGACTACCCAAAAGTTGCCCAATGGTTTTTGGACAAGGGTGTCCAACAAGTCGTGATTACCCTTGGCGAAAAAGGAGCCTTCTTCAAAAATGCTGAGCTCGAACTCAGGATTCCTGCCCCGTCAGTTGCCGCTATCGATACCACTGCGGCAGGAGATGTTTTCAATGGAACCCTGGCAGTAGCCTTGGCTGAAGGCCAATCTTGGGAAAAAGCACTTCAAACTACCATCCAAGCCGCATCCCTTTCGGTGACTCGAATGGGCGCACAAGCTTCCGCTCCTTACCGTTCCGAATTGTTTCCAACCCCTCCCCTGATTTAA
- a CDS encoding ADP-ribosylglycohydrolase family protein, translating to MNLKLLPLWASFLFLLSCQTQDPKRVGIEQNPSLTYQSYQPDSSDRIIDREKYFDQLQGFWLATCIANWTGLVTEMDKIGEIGEIKTGAFYTREDWGKPDQPSIWAQGVPSQLSPTIDFVFADEDTLWGADDDTDIEYIYQELLLDNQTSLLTGEQIREGWLKHIKSEEENYLWVSNQKALDLMQQGLVPPATGDPQNNPEYDMIDAQLTTEIFGLYSPGRPDFGLKMAQLPIQTTARLESQWISEFYVAMFSLATVADPELPIKDRLQWMAEEAKRTLPDSSYPAKMYESVKSKYEEGISWEQARDSVYYRYQVEQLDGYDLTSRNLYCNGCFAAGINFASSLVSLFYGEGDLLETIKIGVLAGWDSDNPTATWGGLIGFMLGKEEVEKKFGRTFSNRFHIHRTRIGFEGDGIDTFENMSKKGLWIIDRVVQEELGGGVDLEKNRWYIPAQSKF from the coding sequence ATGAACCTAAAACTACTCCCACTTTGGGCCAGCTTCCTATTCCTTTTATCCTGTCAAACTCAGGATCCGAAAAGGGTTGGGATAGAACAAAACCCAAGTCTTACCTACCAATCTTATCAGCCGGATTCGTCAGATCGGATCATTGACCGTGAAAAATACTTCGACCAGTTGCAGGGATTTTGGTTGGCTACTTGCATCGCCAATTGGACGGGACTGGTAACCGAAATGGACAAAATCGGAGAAATCGGAGAGATAAAGACAGGTGCTTTTTATACCCGAGAAGATTGGGGTAAGCCCGACCAGCCAAGCATTTGGGCCCAAGGAGTACCAAGTCAATTATCCCCAACGATTGATTTTGTGTTTGCTGATGAGGATACACTTTGGGGAGCCGATGATGATACGGACATCGAATACATCTATCAGGAGTTGCTTCTTGATAATCAGACTTCCTTGCTTACTGGAGAACAAATTCGTGAAGGATGGCTGAAACATATCAAATCCGAGGAAGAAAACTACCTCTGGGTATCCAACCAAAAGGCGCTTGATCTCATGCAGCAAGGACTTGTTCCCCCAGCAACCGGAGATCCTCAAAACAATCCGGAATATGACATGATTGATGCGCAATTGACCACCGAAATCTTTGGCCTTTATTCACCTGGGAGACCAGATTTTGGGTTAAAAATGGCCCAGCTTCCGATACAAACCACAGCACGATTGGAAAGCCAATGGATTTCTGAATTCTATGTTGCTATGTTTTCGTTAGCTACTGTCGCAGATCCTGAGCTCCCAATAAAGGATCGATTGCAGTGGATGGCAGAGGAGGCAAAAAGAACCTTACCTGATTCTTCTTATCCTGCCAAAATGTATGAATCTGTGAAGTCAAAATATGAAGAAGGTATCAGCTGGGAACAAGCACGTGACTCTGTCTATTACCGCTACCAAGTTGAACAACTCGATGGCTATGACCTCACCAGCCGCAATTTGTATTGCAATGGTTGCTTTGCCGCAGGGATCAATTTTGCCTCCAGTTTGGTCAGCTTATTCTATGGAGAAGGAGACCTTTTGGAAACAATCAAAATCGGAGTTCTAGCCGGCTGGGATTCGGATAATCCTACCGCGACTTGGGGAGGATTGATTGGGTTTATGCTGGGAAAAGAAGAAGTAGAAAAGAAATTTGGCCGTACCTTTTCAAATCGATTCCATATCCACCGTACCCGAATTGGCTTTGAGGGAGATGGAATCGATACATTTGAAAACATGTCCAAAAAAGGCCTTTGGATCATCGATCGAGTAGTGCAGGAAGAGCTTGGAGGGGGAGTTGATTTGGAGAAAAACCGATGGTATATCCCTGCCCAAAGCAAATTTTAA
- a CDS encoding MFS transporter has protein sequence MANPTSTGTFKKTALLIVIYLAFISLGLPDSLLGSAWPAMFEGLQVPVDFAGIISMIVAGGTVISSLFSGKIIARFGVASVTLFSVLMTALALMGFSLSGQFSYLCLLAIPLGLGAGSVDSALNNYVALHYEARHMNWLHSFWGVGAAIGPMIMAAHLAGGDSWSNGYETVAWIQLGLVGILAISLPFWTKDNLEDETHNPESSPGFFHLLQTLPGLKQALLVFFCYCTIEATFGLWGASFLVFEKGFEADQAARLTSLYFMGITIGRFLSGFLTAHFTNKQLVYLGQGVIGIGLALLLLPFSESTLVGFLLVGLGCAPIFPSLLHETPVNFGEKHSQSIMGIQMASAYVGITLMPFLFGKIAFFTGYGFLLGFLGIFLLLIFLLTHSMNKTIRLEKTL, from the coding sequence ATGGCAAATCCTACCTCAACAGGAACTTTCAAAAAAACGGCTCTTCTTATCGTTATTTACCTTGCCTTTATCAGTCTTGGTCTTCCGGATTCTCTTTTGGGATCGGCATGGCCTGCGATGTTTGAAGGCTTGCAAGTTCCGGTCGATTTTGCCGGGATTATTTCCATGATTGTAGCGGGAGGCACTGTAATTTCCAGTCTTTTCAGCGGAAAAATCATTGCACGGTTTGGTGTGGCCTCAGTGACACTTTTCAGTGTTTTGATGACGGCCTTGGCCTTGATGGGATTTTCTCTTTCAGGTCAATTTAGCTACCTGTGCCTGTTAGCCATTCCGTTGGGATTAGGTGCAGGCAGTGTGGATTCAGCCTTGAATAACTATGTAGCCTTGCATTACGAAGCACGGCACATGAACTGGCTCCATAGCTTTTGGGGAGTCGGAGCAGCCATCGGACCGATGATCATGGCGGCCCACCTTGCCGGTGGCGATTCCTGGTCAAACGGTTACGAAACGGTAGCTTGGATTCAACTGGGCTTGGTTGGGATTTTAGCAATTTCGTTACCTTTTTGGACCAAGGATAATCTTGAAGATGAAACTCATAATCCGGAATCTTCTCCTGGATTTTTCCACCTACTTCAGACCCTTCCCGGATTAAAACAAGCCTTATTGGTTTTCTTTTGTTACTGTACAATCGAGGCGACGTTTGGCCTATGGGGAGCTAGTTTTTTGGTATTTGAAAAGGGATTTGAAGCCGACCAAGCCGCTCGATTGACCTCTTTGTATTTTATGGGAATTACTATTGGAAGATTTCTATCTGGATTCCTAACTGCCCATTTCACCAATAAACAATTGGTCTATCTAGGTCAGGGCGTAATTGGGATCGGATTGGCCTTGCTGTTACTTCCATTTTCAGAAAGTACACTTGTTGGATTTCTATTAGTTGGATTGGGTTGCGCACCTATATTTCCCAGCCTACTCCATGAAACTCCTGTGAATTTTGGAGAAAAACACTCCCAAAGCATCATGGGAATTCAAATGGCGAGTGCCTATGTGGGAATCACGCTGATGCCATTTCTTTTCGGCAAAATTGCCTTTTTTACCGGATATGGATTCTTGCTCGGTTTTCTAGGAATTTTCCTCCTTTTGATTTTTCTATTGACCCATTCCATGAACAAGACTATTCGACTAGAAAAAACCCTTTAA
- a CDS encoding nuclear transport factor 2 family protein: MNRLLLTPLLILTLALSALSQTPKEELLQLDLNWEKALLASDVGFLENLLSDDFIWVHNHASLIDGKEAVINRAKRIQSGQKDDTRNRTSRDQQVVISGSTGIVSGYTVVDRGPSPTLYHYMRTYVQSNGKWQLLGNHTMAIPEE, encoded by the coding sequence ATGAATCGACTTTTGCTCACCCCACTTCTAATCCTGACACTTGCTCTGTCAGCCTTATCCCAAACTCCGAAAGAAGAATTACTCCAACTAGACCTCAATTGGGAAAAAGCCTTATTGGCCTCAGATGTGGGTTTTCTAGAAAATCTGCTTTCCGATGATTTTATCTGGGTGCATAATCATGCCAGTCTGATTGATGGAAAAGAGGCTGTGATCAACCGAGCAAAACGAATCCAGTCCGGGCAAAAAGATGACACCCGAAACCGAACTTCCCGAGATCAGCAGGTAGTGATTTCTGGTTCGACGGGAATTGTAAGTGGCTATACGGTAGTAGATCGAGGCCCAAGTCCCACGCTCTACCACTACATGCGAACTTATGTTCAATCGAATGGAAAATGGCAGCTTTTAGGTAACCATACCATGGCTATTCCTGAAGAATAA
- a CDS encoding serine hydrolase domain-containing protein — protein MTRLSSFLTFLLVGLIFFQAQSQNFKQVLQSEISNSNTGVLFTMESGNGDFSWSGATGINDLTKGDSLEIQHTFRIASVTKTFVAAGILRLMEKGILNLEDPISKHLSPNHAAILSQDYNLDQITIRQILRHSAGFFDHTHAPEFFEIVLQTPDHEWTRTEQLRMCVEKGEPIGPPGAQFSYSDTGYVILGELIETYTGKSLDGGIKELLGLETLGLYRLDFERIDPQTDKLRIHQYLQGQDTFEFSPTMDYYGGGGILASTQGLVDFFQALFQGKIYEKPETLQLMLEPVTYASRAQMDYQMGMFKVKVNGKNAYCHSGFWGTQVLYIPEVDLYMATNYSGGWRGRAVAPIFEKMLMEKEKAN, from the coding sequence ATGACCCGACTTTCCTCTTTTCTTACCTTTTTATTAGTGGGTTTGATCTTTTTTCAAGCCCAATCCCAAAATTTCAAGCAAGTCCTTCAATCGGAAATCAGTAACTCCAATACCGGCGTCCTTTTCACGATGGAATCCGGAAACGGAGATTTTTCTTGGTCTGGAGCGACTGGAATCAATGATTTGACGAAAGGAGATTCACTTGAAATCCAACACACCTTCCGAATCGCAAGCGTAACCAAAACCTTTGTGGCTGCTGGAATTTTGAGACTAATGGAAAAAGGAATTCTGAATCTAGAAGATCCTATTTCCAAACATTTATCTCCCAATCATGCCGCAATCCTTTCTCAGGATTATAATTTGGATCAAATCACGATCCGGCAGATTTTAAGGCATTCGGCAGGATTTTTCGACCATACCCATGCTCCTGAATTCTTTGAAATTGTGCTCCAAACTCCAGATCATGAATGGACTCGTACCGAGCAGCTCCGCATGTGTGTGGAAAAAGGCGAGCCCATCGGCCCTCCTGGAGCGCAGTTTAGCTATTCTGATACCGGATATGTGATCTTGGGGGAATTGATCGAGACCTACACCGGAAAATCCCTGGATGGAGGAATTAAAGAATTGCTTGGTTTGGAGACTTTGGGGCTGTATCGATTAGATTTTGAGCGGATCGATCCTCAAACTGACAAGCTCCGCATTCACCAATACCTTCAAGGACAAGACACCTTCGAATTCAGCCCTACGATGGATTATTATGGAGGCGGAGGGATTTTGGCGAGTACCCAAGGTTTGGTAGACTTTTTCCAAGCTTTGTTTCAAGGCAAGATTTATGAAAAACCAGAAACGCTTCAACTCATGCTCGAGCCTGTGACCTATGCAAGCAGAGCCCAAATGGATTACCAAATGGGGATGTTTAAAGTAAAGGTGAATGGAAAGAATGCCTACTGCCATTCGGGATTTTGGGGAACGCAAGTCCTGTACATTCCAGAAGTCGATTTATATATGGCAACTAATTACTCGGGAGGATGGAGAGGGAGAGCCGTAGCTCCAATTTTTGAGAAAATGCTGATGGAAAAGGAAAAGGCAAACTGA